In Alicyclobacillus macrosporangiidus CPP55, a single window of DNA contains:
- a CDS encoding D-2-hydroxyacid dehydrogenase, which produces MAIINITIGYSGDFVLTTQQVNLLKELFPDINFFVSNSEDIDLEVLQSTHAFVGWPTNDMLGHMPNLKWIQLPSAGANGILANTNLHSETAVTNSRGVFGVPGAEHALALMLYFSRQLYVHVEQQARRYWRKSPASSEIEGSTVGIVGLGDIGLQLAKRVKSLGATVLGVKNTAGACPPFVDEVHASDKVEEVLRHSDYVINTLPLTPDTKGFFSATRLSVIKRGAVFINIGRGATVDEGALIDHVRAGRFGGVGLDVTNEEPLPASSPLWTLPNTIITSHSVGASPKVNDRRFNLIVNNIRNFMEGRKLENLVDRVRGY; this is translated from the coding sequence ATGGCCATTATTAACATTACCATAGGTTATAGTGGGGATTTCGTCCTAACTACTCAACAAGTGAACTTGCTGAAGGAACTATTTCCTGATATCAACTTTTTTGTATCAAATAGTGAAGATATTGATTTAGAGGTACTTCAGTCAACTCACGCGTTCGTTGGTTGGCCGACGAATGACATGTTGGGCCATATGCCTAATCTGAAGTGGATTCAATTACCTAGTGCTGGAGCGAATGGTATTCTCGCTAACACGAATCTACACTCCGAAACAGCTGTCACGAATTCGCGTGGTGTATTTGGGGTTCCTGGCGCTGAACATGCCCTTGCCTTGATGCTTTATTTTTCGAGACAACTGTATGTCCACGTCGAACAGCAAGCTCGGCGATACTGGAGAAAAAGTCCCGCATCATCTGAGATTGAAGGTTCTACTGTCGGGATCGTTGGATTAGGAGATATCGGTCTGCAGCTGGCGAAAAGAGTTAAGAGCTTGGGGGCCACCGTCTTGGGAGTTAAAAATACTGCAGGCGCCTGTCCTCCGTTTGTCGACGAAGTCCACGCTTCTGACAAAGTTGAGGAGGTTTTGCGGCATTCCGATTACGTAATCAACACTCTACCATTGACACCAGACACGAAAGGATTCTTCTCCGCAACACGTCTCTCGGTGATTAAGAGAGGAGCAGTATTTATTAACATCGGGAGAGGCGCCACCGTGGACGAGGGCGCTCTAATTGATCATGTCCGAGCCGGACGTTTCGGAGGCGTGGGATTGGATGTAACCAACGAGGAGCCTCTACCGGCAAGTAGTCCCCTGTGGACGCTTCCTAACACAATTATCACATCTCACTCCGTGGGTGCATCACCAAAAGTTAACGATCGTCGCTTTAATTTGATTGTAAACAATATCAGAAATTTCATGGAGGGCAGGAAACTAGAAAACTTGGTCGATCGTGTTCGAGGTTATTGA